From the Flavobacterium galactosidilyticum genome, one window contains:
- a CDS encoding RNA polymerase sigma factor, with protein MSLEQHNIEDLILLCKQKNQKAQCEIYNRYAKAMYNVSYRIVKDAHFAEDVMQEGFLKAFNKINDFKEEVAFGAWLKRIIVNGSIDFYKKNNLFKVEDFNAALHKTEDVILNDTDDNNFNELKVKQILETINSLKYNYRMVLTLFYIEGYDSEEISEILNISYANCRTTLSRAKDCLRKKLEEL; from the coding sequence TTGAGTTTAGAACAACATAATATCGAGGATCTGATTTTGCTTTGTAAGCAAAAAAATCAAAAAGCACAATGCGAAATTTATAATCGCTATGCTAAGGCGATGTATAATGTCTCCTATCGAATTGTTAAAGATGCGCATTTTGCAGAAGATGTTATGCAAGAAGGTTTTTTAAAAGCGTTCAATAAAATAAATGATTTCAAAGAAGAAGTAGCTTTTGGCGCGTGGTTAAAGAGGATAATCGTTAATGGAAGCATAGATTTTTATAAAAAAAACAATCTATTCAAAGTAGAAGATTTTAATGCTGCGTTACACAAAACTGAAGATGTAATTCTAAATGATACAGATGACAATAATTTCAATGAACTAAAAGTAAAGCAAATACTTGAAACCATTAATTCCTTAAAATACAATTATCGAATGGTTTTAACACTATTTTACATTGAAGGATATGACTCAGAAGAAATTAGTGAAATTTTAAATATTAGCTACGCTAATTGCAGAACGACATTAAGCAGAGCAAAAGATTGTTTAAGAAAAAAACTAGAGGAACTATGA